A region of the Nocardia asteroides genome:
AGGTGACGCTGATCGCGGGTCTGGTCGAATTGGTGCGCGGCGACCGCGTCCGCGACTACGAGGAGACGCTGATCTCCACCGCGCTGCGCATCCTCTACCGGCCGGGCAGCGGATACACGCCGGACAAACCGCCGATCATGGAGAACCTCCTCGAGGTGATCGTCGGCGGCGGTGAGGAATTGATGCTCGACGCCGGTTCCGACAATCCGGCCGAATACCAGGAAGCGATCAAGGGGCTGCGCCGCTCCCTGCGCGCGCTCACCCAGGGCCCCTTCGGCGCGGTGTTCAACGGCCAGACCACCGTGCCGATCGACACCAGCGCGGTCGCGGTGTGCATGGACGTCTCGCACATCCCGACCGGCGACAAGAAGCTCAAGGCCGCTGTCATGCTGGCCTGCTGGGCCGACGGATTCGCCTCGGTCGAGGCCGCGCACGTGCTCGCCGACGCGAAGCTCGGCCCACAGCGCTATTTCCAAGTGGTGATGGACGAGCTGTGGCAGGTGCTCGGTCTCGGCGACTTCATGGTCGACCGCGTCGACGAGCTCACCCGGCTGCAGCGCGGCATCGCCACCGCGCTGATCATGATCAGCCACACCATCAAGGACCTGCAAGCGCTCGGATCGGAAGCCGCCATCGCGAAAGCGCTCGGTTTCCTCGAGCGGGCGCGCGCCAAGATCTTCGGCGCGCTCCCGGCCGAGGAGATCAAACGGCTCGACAGCACGGTTCCGTTCACATCGGCCGAGGAGGAGATGGTGACCGGATGGTCCGCACCGCAAGCGCTGACCGGCGAGGCGCTCAAACCGGGGCAGCAGCGCCCTTCCCCGCCCGGCACCGGTAAGTTCCTGCTGAAGATCGGCGAGGACCGTCGGCCCGGCATCCCCTTCCACATGGAATTCACGCTGTCGGAGAAGGAAAGCGGAATCCACGACACCAACCAGCGGTTCAGCGAGTTCACCGAATCGACTTCGCGCGGATCGAATTCGCCGGGGAGCGCCGCATGATGCCGCACCGGTCCTACCGCCGCGTCTCACCGGAGGTACGCCAAGCGGCGGTCGAACAGGTCATCGCGCTGACCGGCAAGCTGCGCAGTGAATCGGAGGCCTGCCGCGTGGTCGCCGAACAGATCGGCGTGCACACGAATTCGGTGCGGAATTGGGTGCGCGCGGCCGAGGGGCCGAGTCTGGAGCGGATGGACGCGACGGCGCTGCGGCGCAAAGTCGCACTGCTGCAACAACAATTGGCGGCCGCCGCCGAGATGAACCGCACGTTGGCCGACACCCTCAACGAAGCCCGGCGCCGGACGTGAAGCACGGCTGCGCGCGGCACGATGCCGGAGTGCGGCGATGAGCGGCAAATCGGCGTTGTGGACGGCGCTGGGCGCGGTGCTCGGCCTGATGACCATCGTGCTGGTCATCGTCATGCCCGCCGTGGACGATGCCTGCGAGGGCGGGTCGGTGCTGGGCTCGCAGTCGGCGCTTCCGCCGCTGGGCGGTTACGCGCCGGGCGATCGGCGCGCTGCCGCGACCACGGGTCCCGGCGCGACACAGACCAATCCGGCGGCGACCGCCACGCCCTCGCTCGCCGCGGGCGCCGGTCCGCTGCGCCGCACGCTGCCGATGGCCACCGGAACCTTCACGGTGTCGGACACCTTCGGCTCGCGGGGTGGCGCGCACCGGGGCATCGACTTGGCCGCGGCCGACGGCACGCCCATCTTCTCGGTATCCGACGGCCGGGTCGTCGCCGCGGGTCCGGCGTCGGGGTTCGGCAACTGGATCGTCGTCGATTCGGTGGATACCAACGGCCGTTCGTACTCGGCGGTCTACGGACACATGTGGGACTCCGGCGTGTTCGTCCGTGCGGGCGACACGGTGACCGCGGGACAGCACATCGGTGCGGTGGGTTCGGCGGGTGAATCCAGCGGCCCCCA
Encoded here:
- a CDS encoding transposase — encoded protein: MMPHRSYRRVSPEVRQAAVEQVIALTGKLRSESEACRVVAEQIGVHTNSVRNWVRAAEGPSLERMDATALRRKVALLQQQLAAAAEMNRTLADTLNEARRRT